TTCAACCCAAAAAACACAGTCTTGAATTCTTACGTGAAATTGCACATCTGCGTTTTCGAACCAACACATTTGGTTCTGTCTTCCGTCTTCGTCATGCATTGGCGTTTGCGGTACATAAATTTTACAATGAAAAGGGATTTGTTTATCTCCATACACCAATTGTAACTGCAAGTGATGCAGAAGGTGCAGGTGAAATGTTTCGTGTAACTACTTTACCTTTTGATAATCCTCCACGTAACGAAGATGGCTCTGTAAACTTTAAAGAAGATTTCTTTGGTCGCTCTTCAAACTTAACGGTAAGTGGTCAGCTGGAAGGTGAGTTAGGTGCTACTGCATTTGGAGAGATCTATACGTTCGGTCCAACTTTCCGTGCTGAGAATTCTAATACAGCACGTCACCTTGCCGAGTTCTGGATGATTGAACCGGAGATGGCTTTCTGTGATCTGGAAGACAACATGAACCTTGCTGAGGAGTTCATCAAATACATCATCCGTTATGCAATGGAAAATAACAGGGAAGACCTCGAGTTTCTTGCCCAACGTTTGGCTGATGAAGAAAAGCAATTACCACAAGACAAGCGCAGCGAGTTAGGGTTGATCGAAAAGTTGGAGTTTGTTTTGAACAACGATTTTGAACGTATTACTTATACAGAAGCTATTGAGATTTTATTGCAATCACCTGCTTATAAGAAGAAGAAGTTTCAATACGAAGTAAAATGGGGCATTGATATGCAGAGTGAGCATGAGCGTTATTTGGTTGAAAAGCATTTCAAAAAACCAGTGATCGTAACAAATTATCCTGCAGCTATTAAGGCATTTTATATGCGCCAGGATGATGGTTGTGAACCAGGAAAGGAAACAGTTGCTGCGATGGATATTCTTGCACCGGGCATTGGCGAAATTGTTGGAGGTTCGCAACGTGAGGAACGTATGGACAAACTGATGAAACGTATGGAAGAGATGCATGTTCCTGCTGAGGAGTTATGGTGGTATCTTGATACACGTCGTTTCGGTAGTGTTCCGCATGCAGGTTTCGGGTTGGGTTTTGAGCGTATGGTGCAATTTGTAACCGGTATGGGAAACATCCGTGATGTGATTGCTTTCCCCCGCACGCCCAAGAACTGCGAGTTTTAAGCAACATGCAGCTTAAAAAGACGTTGTAGTATCTTTATACAAAACCTAAACCATGCAAAAAACGCTTTTTATCTGTACGATTCTGTCTATTGTTCTGTCTGCCGGGAATTGTAAGAAGCCTTCAACTCCTGATCCTGGAACACCTGCTTCCACTTACCAGCCAACGACAACCGGTAGCGAATGGAATTATACGACAATCGGAACAACTGCGTCAGGTCCCGTTAATACATCTTTTAAATTGACTGCTACATCAAAGGATTCGGTGTCTAATGGAAAAACGTTTCGAGTGTTTACCAACACAGCGGGGGCAAATGAATACTATGTGAAAGTTGGAAATGACTATTCAAGAATATCATCGTTGGCTTCAGTAACGAACCAAGTGGAAGTATTGTATCTGAAAGACAACTTAAGTGCAGGGGCCAGCTGGAGTGAGGTAAAAAATGTAGTCATCACTGGAGCTCCCTTTCCCGTAGATGTTAATATTAACTACACGGTAATTGGAAACAAATTTGACACTTCATTCAATGGAAATAGTTTTAAGGAATGTATCCGAATAAAAGTTACTCCAACTATTCCTGGTCTTACTATAAACGAAAACAACATTACTTACTTATTTGCTAAGAATGTAGGTATGATCTCAAATAAGGTCAGGTTAAAAGTAACTATGCTTGCAATGGATGTAGATACAGAGACAAAGCTTGGAGCTTTCATAATTAAATAGATTATTTCTTCACTAGCTTTTCAATTTCGTCCAGTGCTTGTTTGCGAATGAGGTCTGTTATTTGTCGCTCAAGCCTACGCATGCGTGCATATAGTTTCAGAATAACAAAATAGAACAGTACAATACAGATATAAAGGACAAGATCGGTGCCACGACCAACGCCTAATTTATTTGCTAATACACTTGTCCATTCAGGAAAAAGGATAAACAACACTGCTACTCCTACAAGAATGAAGAGCAATAACACATCGGCAATGCGGTTACGTAAACGCACAAAATAAAACAAACCGGTAAACAGGAATCCGATGATGAGTATGAACTGAATGGGTGTCATCGTAATAGTTTATGTAAAATTAAATCGAAAAGAATACGAATGCTGTTCCATCCTGATTGACCTTTGGCTTTGGAATACTCAGTGTAGCGAACTTCTACTGCAACTTCTTTCAACCTGAGTTTGTATTTTTTTACCAGAATCAATATCTCTGATGCATGCGCCATTCGGTTTTCTTTTATACGGATCAACTCAGCAGCGTTTCTGTTAAATGCACGAAAGCCATTGTGTGCATCACTTAACAGAAGTCCGGTAAAAAGAAAATTTACATAACGTGCGGTATGTAATAACAGTGATCGGGAAAAAGGCAGTGATGATTGATCAGATAAAAAGCGTGACCCAAACACAACATCTGCTTCGTTGTTTTGAAGGGGTGCAAGCAAACGGTCTATTGCAGAATAATCGTGTTGCCCATCAGCATCAAAATGCACAATAAAGGTGGCACCCTTAGCCAACGCATATTGGGTTCCTGTTTCCAACGCTGCACCTTGTCCAAGATTCTGCTGGTGGCGGATAACTGTAATGGGCACATCGGTAAGTGGTTTTGTCTGATCGTTTATTGAGCCATCGTCTACAACAACAATTTCATAGCCCTTATGCAAGAGTGGTTCTACAGTTGAACGGAGAACAATCTCTTCATTAAAAGAAGGGATGATGATGAATATTCCGGAGTCACTCATAAACTTGACTAAAGATAATTAAGAAATGGTCGATGGAGATTGACTATTCGGAGTCTATAGTTGTTGAATAGATGGTAAAGTTCGGTCGGTGGAGAACTGGTACAGCTTTATGGTCTTGTATAAAACGAAATTCTGCTTCTGTAGCATCCTTCTGGCAAATGATAAGCAAACGAACTTTCTTCTTTGTTGAAAGCCTTGTCTCTCTAAGCAATTCAATTTTTTTCGTAATGGCTACATTTTTAATATAAGGAAAGAATGTAAAGTAAGGCTCAGTGTAAGTTATTACTGTTGGCGGTTCGTCATTACTTGTGGCCCGAACATAGTTGTATGCGGCGGCTCTGTCAAGGCGGTTGCTTAATTCTTTGTCAGGAATATTATTGGTTATTGCATTATAGCAAAATTTCAAGGTTAGAGCGAGGTTGTATACGATTGTAATTACAAATAATGTGAACAACGTTTTTTTGAGAATACCTGATAAACCTGCCCATTTATTCTGGATAAACCAGAATGTAAGGAGCAATAGAAGGATGCTTGGAAGGATAAAGTATCTGCCCTCATTAACATATGTCCAGCCGCCCGGTTGACCTGTGCGACTGTTGTGTGTTAGTGATAAACCAATTAAGACACTAATCGGTAAAAGAAGGAAAGGGACTAGTGAAAGAACAGAAAGCGTTTGCCTGATAGCTACTTCATTATTTCGTATTTCCCTTTGGCGAGTGATGTTAAAAACCAGGAAACGTGTAATTAGGAACAACAAAAAGATGAGTAGGAAAGCTGCCACGGCAAAATAGAAATAGCGAAAAGGTAGAATAATGTGTTTCCAGGTGTTCTCAACATAGGAGATATTGAAAAATGTTTTGAAAAAGAAAGGGTAAGAGTTCTGCAGATTAAATAGAAAAAGACCCGTTTTGTCCATCGCAACTGCCTGGTTTATTGGCTGTGAAGTATAAACAAACAGGAAGTATTCCTGGAGAATGATGAAGAGTAGTACAAGAAGCAGAGATATCGCAGATCGTTTCAACAGAGTTTTGTCTTTTAAGTAAATTGACGACAGAAGTAGGACTAGTGGGAAGAAAAGGGTCACAGGATAATATTGATAACGAAATGCGGAAGGAAGAAAGAATAAAAAAGAACCAAGAAGAAGAGTTAGATTTCTTGACAGATTGTTTTTTTTCAATTGCTTTACTAAGAATAAGATAGCCCCGATGCAAAAGAATGCTGCGGTCAGATCACTAAAGCCGGGGCGTTTAATGAGTTCAGGGTTTAAAGCAAACACCAGAAAAATGTATACAATGTAATTTGTTTGCATACCGATCTCTTTGCATAAAAGATAGAGCACCCATATAAATCCTATCAAGACAAGCGTCATCATTAATAAATCTGTTGACGGATGATGTCCGGTAAGATCTAAAAACAAGGCGGTTGTTGCTGTGACAAGTGGTGGCCACAAACGTAAACCCTCAAAGTAAAAAGAAGAAAGGTCTTCAGGGGATGATCGGATAAATCCCATGCCATGACCCTCGATCAGATTCTGAGCTGCAGAATTGATCAGCATATGATCTGTCATGTGCAACGGAAAGCAATATAACAGAAGCAAACGTATAATAAAGGCAAACACTAGAACGATTTGCAATTGGCGGGTTGCGGTCATTTCACTTTAATTGCTTTTTGTAATATGGTTTTTTTGATATGCTGTAATTCTGTCTCTCACATTTTTGCGGATGGAATAATAGAACAGATTCAAATCTCCTGCATGGTAATTCTTTGAGCGTAGAAAAATACTAAAGAAGAAACGTGGCTTATTAATCCATAAAACTCCGTTGTGATTTTTTGCACCATTTGTATGGTTATAAGTTTTATTAAACTTGAATAAGACGGCACCCTTATTTTCCTTTCTTGAGATTGCTGAATCAGACAGTGACCAGCTTAATGGATTAACTGTCCATGTTTGCCCTTCTTCCTTTTTAACATAGTCTGGCACATATCCTTTTCTGAATGTTCGCCAGGTTACGAAACAATTAGTTTCGTTTGGACCTCGGCATGGCTCCATAACTGAAAAATAATTCAGTGGAATACCCAAGCCGATTATGTAAGCACATACAAGCTTAGATGATAGTGGTTTGTTTTCAAAAAATTCTTTTAATAACCTACCTGCATGATATGTCCCCTGACTGTGTGATGCAATGATGATTGGCCTGTTGTTGTTATGTTTTTCAAGGTAAAAGAGAAACGCTTTTTTTACATCAGAATAGGCAAGTTCAAGTGCGGCTTGCGATTGTGCTTGTTCAATAGAAAAGAAAGAATGAAGATGCGCCTGCCTGTACCTTGGAGCAAAAACTCTGCAACTTCCATTAAAGATACTTGCCTGGTATAAAATCGACGTATAGTCGGTTTTGGTATTTAATGTATCACTTTTGATAGAGGCATTCCATACTTTTCCGGCCAGTGCTTTTGATGTTAAAGTGGTGGGGTGAATAAAGAAAACATCAGTTGAACTGTCCCGAGTTTCGTATTCAAAGGATTTTGGAATACTGTCTGAAGGGTCTTTTTTCGAAGGATGTGCAGCCCAGAAACGCAAATCAGAGTAATCAGGAATACTATCAGCAACTGTAAATTCCTTTTTATATTTTTCTATTTGTGAAACATACGATGGCCTGCACGCAACGAGGAAAAGAAGTGCGATTTGTGATACAATTAAAAAAGCTTTCGTTGATTCAATCAATTTTGTAATTTTTGCAAGCCAAACCTAACAGAATTACAGCAATTACTTTACTTATTAAAAGAGTTTATTATGACGATTCCAGTAGTTGATCTTGCCGAGTTCACCAGTGGTGACCCTGTTTTAAAACAGAAGTTTGTAAATGAATTAGGAAAGGCATATGAAGAGGTTGGCTTTGTAGCGGTAAAAAATCACGGCGTTCCTGATCACCTCATTGCTGATCTGTATAAATATGTTCAACAATTTTTTTCACTACCTCTGGAAAAGAAGCGGGAATACGAAATTCCCGATTTGGCCGGTCAGCGTGGTTATACATCTTTTGGAAAAGAGCATGCAAAGGGAAGTGATGCTCCAGACCTGAAGGAATTTTTTCAATACGGGCAGAAGGCAGAAGGCACAGAATATGTACCTGAAGAATATCCGGAGAATGTGCAGGTTGGTGAAATTCCGGCTTTCAACCCAACATTTCATGCGGCGTACAGATCGTTTGAAGAATCTGGTAAAAAGCTGCTGCAGGCAATTGCGTTGTATTTGGGTCTTGACGAATTTTATTTTGATGACTGGGTCCGCAACGGGAATTCCATTTTGAGAGCAATACATTATCCTCCTATAACGAATGAACCTAAAACTGCGATCAGGGCTGAGCAGCATGAAGATATTAACCTGATCACTTTGTTGGTTGGTGCATCAGCAGATGGATTACAGATTCTCACAAAACAGAATGAATGGGTTGGAGTCACATCTCTGCCTGAGCAGATTGTGGTAAATGTTGGTGATATGTTGCAACGTTTAACCAATAATAAGTTGCGCTCCACAACACATCGTGTAGTTAATCCGCCAAGAGAGCTTTGGCATACGTCGAGGTTTTCTATCCCATTCTTTTTGCACCCAAAAGGGAATATGTCGTTGGCATGTTTGGAGAGTTGCATTGATGAAAAAAATCCAAAACATTATCCAGATGCAACGGCGGGAGAGTATCTTGACGAACGCTTACGTGAAATTGGATTAAAGAAGTAACCATTTAAATCCGTTGATCTGAAATTTATCCGACACATTCCATTCTTAAAGGCGGTACTCATTTATACGCTTACTGCTTTTGGTGGCCCGCAGGGTCATATCGGAATGTTGATGAAAATTTTTGTAAAGAAACGGCGTGATCTTACAGAACATGAATTAACGGAGATCATTTCTTTTTGTCAGCTTCTTCCTGGTGCAAGCTCTACACAAACAATTACTCTGATAGGTTACAAGCGTGGTGGTTTACCACTAGCATTAGTTACTTTATTTGTTTGGGTGTTTCCTGCATGTTTCATTATGGGCGCTCTTTCTTTTTTTGTGCATTATCTTGATAAGAAAGCGTTACATACTGATATATTTAAATTTTTGCAACCCATGGCTGTCGGGTTTTTAATCTATGCTACATGGAATACCTACAAGTCAGCTGTGAACAGTGCTATCACCCGGGTGATAATGATTCTTGCCGCCATTGCTGTATATATTTTTTTTAGAACACCATGGGTGTTCCCGATAATTCTTGTAGTGGCAGGCGTTGTTACGAATTTTAATAAGAAGCGTATTCCGCAAAAAGAAATTCCAAGAAAGAAAATAAAATGGTCGAATATTTGGTTGTTTGCATTGGTGTTTGTGGTTGCGGGTTTTTTGAGTGAAACGGCAAGAAAGCAAGAATGGGAAAACAGACGTGCATTTAACCTGTTTGAAAACTTTTATCGTTTTGGCAGTTTGGTCTTTGGCGGTGGTCAAGTGCTTGTTCCCATGATGTACGAGCAGTTTGTAATTCGTGAAAAAACGCAATACATGACAGGAGAGGAATTATTGACAGGTGCCGGATTTGTTCAAGGTATTCCCGGTCCGGTTTTTTCGATGGCTTCATATACCGGCGGAATGGCAATGCGTGATCTGGGAGCTGAAAAACAAGTGGTAGGGAGTATTATAGGGGCAGTAGCAATTTTTCTTCCCAGTTTATTACTTGTTCTCTTCTTTTATCCAATATGGAATAACTTAAAAAAGTATGCGGTTGTTTATCGATCGTTGGAAGGGATCAATGCGGCTACTGTAGGATTGATGGCAGCGTCTGCTTTTTACGTAGCAAGAGATATTTCTATTCTTGAAATGAATGCGATCAGTTACCTTAACCTGATTGTAATTTTTTCTACTACAATACTTCTTTCCACAACTAAAATTCCGCCACCTATTATTGCAGTGGTATGTTTGTTACTGGGGTGGATTTTTTAGTTTGTAATAGCCGGCTGATTCTATTTCATCACACACCACATCGGGTACAAGAAAGCGGATAGATTTTCCTTTTGAAATTAACTCACGGATATGTGTAGCCGAAATTT
The DNA window shown above is from Lacibacter sp. H375 and carries:
- the asnS gene encoding asparagine--tRNA ligase translates to MFNKRVKIKELLSQEPQQQEVTVMGWVRTFRNNQFIALNDGSTNNNLQVVLELGKFDEETLKRITTSASLKVTGRVIPSLGKGQKLEVKASTLEILGDSDAEKYPLQPKKHSLEFLREIAHLRFRTNTFGSVFRLRHALAFAVHKFYNEKGFVYLHTPIVTASDAEGAGEMFRVTTLPFDNPPRNEDGSVNFKEDFFGRSSNLTVSGQLEGELGATAFGEIYTFGPTFRAENSNTARHLAEFWMIEPEMAFCDLEDNMNLAEEFIKYIIRYAMENNREDLEFLAQRLADEEKQLPQDKRSELGLIEKLEFVLNNDFERITYTEAIEILLQSPAYKKKKFQYEVKWGIDMQSEHERYLVEKHFKKPVIVTNYPAAIKAFYMRQDDGCEPGKETVAAMDILAPGIGEIVGGSQREERMDKLMKRMEEMHVPAEELWWYLDTRRFGSVPHAGFGLGFERMVQFVTGMGNIRDVIAFPRTPKNCEF
- a CDS encoding DUF2304 domain-containing protein; translation: MTPIQFILIIGFLFTGLFYFVRLRNRIADVLLLFILVGVAVLFILFPEWTSVLANKLGVGRGTDLVLYICIVLFYFVILKLYARMRRLERQITDLIRKQALDEIEKLVKK
- a CDS encoding glycosyltransferase family 2 protein → MSDSGIFIIIPSFNEEIVLRSTVEPLLHKGYEIVVVDDGSINDQTKPLTDVPITVIRHQQNLGQGAALETGTQYALAKGATFIVHFDADGQHDYSAIDRLLAPLQNNEADVVFGSRFLSDQSSLPFSRSLLLHTARYVNFLFTGLLLSDAHNGFRAFNRNAAELIRIKENRMAHASEILILVKKYKLRLKEVAVEVRYTEYSKAKGQSGWNSIRILFDLILHKLLR
- a CDS encoding DUF3089 domain-containing protein; its protein translation is MIESTKAFLIVSQIALLFLVACRPSYVSQIEKYKKEFTVADSIPDYSDLRFWAAHPSKKDPSDSIPKSFEYETRDSSTDVFFIHPTTLTSKALAGKVWNASIKSDTLNTKTDYTSILYQASIFNGSCRVFAPRYRQAHLHSFFSIEQAQSQAALELAYSDVKKAFLFYLEKHNNNRPIIIASHSQGTYHAGRLLKEFFENKPLSSKLVCAYIIGLGIPLNYFSVMEPCRGPNETNCFVTWRTFRKGYVPDYVKKEEGQTWTVNPLSWSLSDSAISRKENKGAVLFKFNKTYNHTNGAKNHNGVLWINKPRFFFSIFLRSKNYHAGDLNLFYYSIRKNVRDRITAYQKNHITKSN
- a CDS encoding isopenicillin N synthase family dioxygenase; the protein is MTIPVVDLAEFTSGDPVLKQKFVNELGKAYEEVGFVAVKNHGVPDHLIADLYKYVQQFFSLPLEKKREYEIPDLAGQRGYTSFGKEHAKGSDAPDLKEFFQYGQKAEGTEYVPEEYPENVQVGEIPAFNPTFHAAYRSFEESGKKLLQAIALYLGLDEFYFDDWVRNGNSILRAIHYPPITNEPKTAIRAEQHEDINLITLLVGASADGLQILTKQNEWVGVTSLPEQIVVNVGDMLQRLTNNKLRSTTHRVVNPPRELWHTSRFSIPFFLHPKGNMSLACLESCIDEKNPKHYPDATAGEYLDERLREIGLKK
- the chrA gene encoding chromate efflux transporter, whose product is MYTLTAFGGPQGHIGMLMKIFVKKRRDLTEHELTEIISFCQLLPGASSTQTITLIGYKRGGLPLALVTLFVWVFPACFIMGALSFFVHYLDKKALHTDIFKFLQPMAVGFLIYATWNTYKSAVNSAITRVIMILAAIAVYIFFRTPWVFPIILVVAGVVTNFNKKRIPQKEIPRKKIKWSNIWLFALVFVVAGFLSETARKQEWENRRAFNLFENFYRFGSLVFGGGQVLVPMMYEQFVIREKTQYMTGEELLTGAGFVQGIPGPVFSMASYTGGMAMRDLGAEKQVVGSIIGAVAIFLPSLLLVLFFYPIWNNLKKYAVVYRSLEGINAATVGLMAASAFYVARDISILEMNAISYLNLIVIFSTTILLSTTKIPPPIIAVVCLLLGWIF